The genome window GAAATGACCAAGACCATCCTCATCGTCGAGGATAACGAGCTCAATATGAAGCTCTTTAACGATCTCTTGGAAGCCAACGGCCATGCGACGCTGCAAACAAAGAGCGGCTTCGAGGCGATATCCCTCGCGCGCAACCACCGGCCGGATCTGATCCTGATGGATATCCAGCTGCCCGAGATCAGCGGCCTGGAGGTCACCCGCATGCTCAAGGAGGACGACGATCTGCGTGCCATTCCCGTCATCGCGATCACCGCCTTCGCGATGAAAGGCGACGAGGAAAAAATTCTGCAGGGCGGCTGCGAAGCCTATTTGTCGAAGCCGATCTCCGTGGCGAAATTCTTGGAGACCGTGAATGCCTTTCTCGCAGATAAGCGCTGAGAGTTCTGTCTTCCATGAGCGCGCGCCTTCGCGTCACTGACGATCCGCCCGCGAAGGGCCGCGTCGCCGTGATCCCCCGTCGATGGTCGGCCACCGGCGGAGCGGCGGACTTTTCAAGCGGGCCCTATCGATAACGAATTAAGCTGGCCGAGTGCTGGCAAAGCGCCGCAACGTCCCATCGCCAACCCCGCTCACGCGGCTCCGACTTTTGACGGGTCAGTGTCCGTCGTTGGAAAAATGCTGATAGTCGATGCTTCTTTTCCAACGTCCGCCCCAGCGCCAGCCCTGTCGAGCGAAGGCCCTAGTGACGACGTCGCCGTCGACGATGATCCCGACGATATCGCTCCTGCGCTCGGAGGGCTCGTCATAAGCGCGCCCGGCTTCAGGCTCGGTTAGGTTTCCTTCCCGGTAGGGATTTTGAACTGGATTGATGTCCACGGCCATTCCATAGGCGTGTCGCGACATCGCGCCGCGATCTGTCGTTCGGCAATTGAAGGCGCTCGTATTATTCGCGGCCATCGATCGCGCGTCGTCGCCGCCGAAGTCATCGATCAGGGACATTCGATAAATTCGGAATTTCCGGCTGTCGTAGATTTCCTGAAAGGCGGCCGCCACGGCTCTTGCGGCGCTTTTCGCGACGATCAGAGCGCCGATCTGCGTCTTGCCGTCGAAATCGAGGTAAGGAACTCTCAAGAGAATGAGCTGATCCCGTGCCGGACATGGAAGCTCCGCCCGCCATGACCTTCCCCGCATGTAAGCCCATACGGCGTCGGATATGGGTTCAGCGGCGACCTTCGCGCCCAGCGCATCCGCTTCTGCGGCGGGAAGAAGCAGAGTCACAAGCGCAACTGCTCGGATGGCGCGCGCGCAGCGATTTATCGAGATCATGCGCCCGCCAATCC of Methylocystis sp. SC2 contains these proteins:
- a CDS encoding response regulator, whose product is MTKTILIVEDNELNMKLFNDLLEANGHATLQTKSGFEAISLARNHRPDLILMDIQLPEISGLEVTRMLKEDDDLRAIPVIAITAFAMKGDEEKILQGGCEAYLSKPISVAKFLETVNAFLADKR
- a CDS encoding M15 family metallopeptidase, which encodes MRVPYLDFDGKTQIGALIVAKSAARAVAAAFQEIYDSRKFRIYRMSLIDDFGGDDARSMAANNTSAFNCRTTDRGAMSRHAYGMAVDINPVQNPYREGNLTEPEAGRAYDEPSERRSDIVGIIVDGDVVTRAFARQGWRWGGRWKRSIDYQHFSNDGH